A stretch of DNA from Arthrobacter globiformis:
CAGAAGCTGGTGGAGGAGGCCCCGGCGCCGTTCCTCAGCGAGGGGCAGCGGACCCAGATTTACGACGCCGCCAAGGCAGTCTGCCGGGAAGCCGGCTACTCGGGCGCGGGGACGGTGGAGTTTTTGGTCGCCGCCGACGGCACCGTCGCCTTCCTCGAGGTGAACACGCGGCTGCAGGTGGAACACCCCATCACCGAGGAAACCACGGGGATCGACCTGGTCCAGGAACAGTTCCGGATCGCCGCCGGGGAACGGCTCCGCCTCACCGAGGATCCCGCCCCGCGCGGCCACGCCTTCGAATTCAGGATCAACGCCGAAGACGTGGGACGTGGCTTCCTGCCTTCCCCCGGCACCGTCAGCGACTTCACGGCCCCCACCGGCCCCGGCATCCGGCTGGACACGGGAGTCCGCTCCGGCTCCTTCGTCGCACCGCAGTTCGACTCGCTCCTGGCGAAGCTGATCGTCACCGGCGCCGACCGCCAGCAGGCGCTGCGCCGGGCCCGCCGCGCCCTCGCCGAGATCAGCATCACCGGCGTGGCCACCGTCCTGCCGTTCCACCGCGCGGTGGTGGAAGCCGCGGACTTCGTTTCCGAGACGGGCCTGGACGTCCACACGCGCTGGATCGAAACGGATTTCGCCGACAGCATCCCCGCCGATCCCGACTTCACCCCCACCAGTCCCGATGGCCGCCGGCGGACCATCACCGTGGACGTGGACGGCCGCCGGCTCGCGGTCGGGCTTCCGGCCGACCTGCTGGACGGCTGGGCGCGTTCAGGCCAGGCGCTTCCCGCTGGCCTGGGTGCTTCCGCCGCTGGCCCGTCCGGCGTCGGTTCCCCGGACGGCGGTTCCCCGGACGGCGCCTCCGACCCGGCGGAACTCCGCGCCGCCATGAGCGGCACCGTGGTGAAGTGGCTCGTGGAACCGGGCAGCGACGTGACCGCCGGCGATCCCGTGGTGGTCCTGGAGGCCATGAAGATGGAAACCAGTGTTCCCGCCCACCGGGGCGGCGTCCTTTCCGGCGTCGCCGCTAGCCCGGGCGACGTGATCACCTCCGGCTCGGTCCTGGCGCTTATCGGCTAAGCCGCTAACCGGCTCCGCAACGGATGGACGACGGCGTCCTCGGCTCCGCCACCCCCGCGCGAACGTACAGATGAGGCCCTTGGAAACCGCTTCCTAAGGGCCACAACTGTACGTTCGCGCTGAATGTGGGGAGGCTCACGCGTGCCCTGCACCGTCGCCGGTGTGTGTCAAACCTCACCCACCGTTTGGGGCCAAATCGGTTGAAAAGCCTTCCGCCGCCTGTGCATCATAGAGTGAAGCCCGGTAGGAATACGCTTTCCAAACTCGGACTTAGAAGTTCAAACACAACAAAATCCTGGTGGACGCAATGAGGCCAAACCGGTGAGCTCGTCGAGCTGCCTTAGGCCTCCGAGCGTTCTCTGGGCCGACCTGTTCCGCGGCATCGCATTGGCGCTATGCCCAGACACGAAAGCACTGACATGACCTTTGAAACCGCTGAATCAATGACGATCAAGATCTGGGACCGTTCTGCAGTGAACCACACGCTGGAGACGCTGGTGCACGATTTTTCCCGCCGGGCCAACGCACAGAAGAGTGACGTCGCCGTCACCCTCAGCGGCCCGAACACCTTCACGCTCAGCCTGAACACCTCAGGCGCTGCACTCTAACCAACACCCCGGACAAAACGTCAGAGGACGACGGCGGACCCTTCCCGCCGTCGTCCTCTTGCGTTTAAGCCGGAGCAGTTCGCTACGCGCGGGAGTGCTCGGCCAAAAGGGCGTCGATCTGTCCGGCGGCCTCCTTCATGCCGTCCTCCATGCCCATCTCCATCATCTTGTTCATCTGCTCCTCGGATTCGAAGACGGACTGGACGGTCATCCGGGTGCGGCCGCCGATGTCCTCCAGCGTGACGGTGGCGTGCGCGGTGCCCATGGCCTCGACCGGGGCGCCGTTATCGTCAGCGAAGCCGTCGTCGAACTCGAGGCGGTTCGGCGCCTGAATGTCGGTGATGCGCCACCAGCCGCCAGCCTTCTCGCCCTCCGGGCCGGTCATGTAATAGGAAGCCTCTCCGCCGGGGGTGAATTCGTACTGGCTGAACGTTGCCGGCCAGGTTGGCGGACCCCACCAGCGCTCGAGCTGCCGCGGGTCTTCCCAGATCTGCCAGACGCGCTTCACGTCGGCGTCGAACTCTGCCACGAGGATGAAGCTGAGCGCCTCGGGATTCTTGGTGGAACTGATAACCGTCATTGCCGGACCCTTCCTATTCTTCAGCGAGGATGTCTGCCATCCGGGCGACGCGCTGCCGCCAGATCGCCTCGTACTCGTCAAGCAGCCGGCGGGCTTTCTCCAGGCCTTCATGGTTGCCCCGCACGATCTGCTCCCTTCCGCGCTTCTCCTTGGTGACCAGGGAGGCGCGCTCCAACACCGCCACGTGCTTCTGAACGGCGGCAAAACTCATGGCGTAGAGAGCCGCCAGGCCGGTCACCGAGTACTCGCCCACCGCCACCCGGCGCATGATGTCCCGCCGGGTGGTGTCCGCGAACGCCTGGAAGAGGCGGTCGAGTTCGGCATCGCTAAACTGATCTACAACCATTTGGTTGTAGGATATGGCCGTGCGCGAAGGAAGTCAATGGCCTGTCCGTCCCCGCTCAGGCTGCACCCACCCCGGCGCCGGAGTCCGCGGGCATGGTGCCGTCATCCTCGTACTCCACGGCGCCGGCCAGGTCGCGGCCGGCGACATACCCGAACGCCAGCGCCGGGCCGAGGTTGATGCCGCCCGCCGGGTAGTGCCCGCCCATCACGCTGGCCTGGTCATTGCCGGCGACGTACAGCCCCGGGATGGCCCGGCCGGCGTTGTCCAGGGCCCGGGAGCGGCCGTCCACATCCAGTCCCGCGAACGTGCCAAAGCTGCCCGGCACCACGCGCACGGCGTAGAACGGGCCCTTCTCGATGGGGCCCAGCGACGGATTCGGCTTTACAGACGGGTCTCCGCCATACCGGTTGAAGGGCGTGGAGCCGCGGCCGAAGTCCGGGTCCGCGCCGGCGGCCGAATGGCGGTTGAAGCGCTCCACGGTCTCCTTCAGCCCGGCGTGGTCGATGCCGCACCGCTCCGCGAGTTCCTCGAGGGTGCGGCCCTTCTTCAGGTAGCCGGAACGCAGGTAGGGAAAGAGCGGCACGGGAAGCGGCTTGGCCATGCCCAGCGGGAAGCGGCGCACAAAGCGGGAATCGGCAATCTGCCAGGCCTCCGCCTGCTCCCCCTGCGGCGTGGCCTCCAGCATTGCTGTCACGTAGTCGTAGTACCCGTTGGCTTCGTTGACGAACCGCTTCCCATTGCGGAGGACGCCGATGCTGCCGGGCTTGGCGCGGTCCATGATGTGCGGGAACGTGCCGGTCCGGCCGCTGCGGTACGGCACCAGCGACACCGGGCACCATGCGGCCGCGGATGTCACGTCGGTCCGGAAGCGGGCACCCACCTGCTGGCCCAGGCTGATACCGTCACCGCTGGCCTCGGCAGGCGCCAGTGTCCAGTGTTCGTGCCCGGTGGGCGTGTGCGGGAACAGCCCCTTCCGGCGCTCCACGTCCTGCGGGAAGCCTCCGGCGGCCAGGACCACGCCGCGTGCGGCGTTGATCCGCAGCTCCCCTTCGGGCGTTCCGACGACGGCGCCCGTCACCTTGCCGCTGCCGTCGGTCAGCAGGCGGCGGGCCGGTGTGGAGACGCGGATGTCCACGCCGAAGCGGTCTGCGGACTGCAGCAGCCGGCCGGTGAGGGCGGTGCCGTTGACCAGCTGCATGTTGCGCCGGTGCGCCAGCAGGTCCAGGATGTGCAGGCCGAAGCGCCAGCCGGCATGGAGGAGCCCGCGGGGATTGCCCCGGGACGCGGACAGGAATTTGGCCAGGTCAGGTCCGGCCATGATGCCCATTCCCAGGAACGAGGTTTCATACAGCTGGTGCCGGAGCTTGGCGCGCACCTCCGGACGGATCCGCCGGGCGTTCATCGGCTTGGGACCCACTGAGCGGTGCCCCGTCCCGGCGCCGGGGAGCCCGCCGTAGATGTCGTTGATCCTGGCGCCGGGGACAAACTGCAGCGACGTCTTCTGGTGGAAGAAGCCCACCATGTGCGGGACCGCCTCCAGGAACGCGTCAACCCGGTCGGCCTGGTAGTCGGCCCCCAGGACACCGCGCAGGTAGGTGCGGAAGGTCTCCTTGTCCTCGCTGATGCCGGCTGCCCTGGCCAGCGGATTGCCGGGCGCCCAGGCCCAGCCGCCAGACCATGCTGTGGCGCCCCCGCACACGTCCGCCTTTTCCACCACCACAACCTTCAGCCCGTGGTACGCGGCCGTCACGGCGGCGGCCAGGCCGCCCGCACCGGAGCCCACCACTAGGACATCACAGGTCAGAGTGTCGCAGGTCAGGGTGTCGGGGCTTTCGGCCGGCACACCTTCTCCGCCCGGGGAAGGTGTTGTCGCATCAGTCGGTAAAGTCATCTCTTGCTCCAGTGCTTCTTTCAGTGTCCGAATTCGTCCGAGTCGAGCCGCGGCGGCGCGCCCGTGTCCAAGGCATCGATGCCGGCCATTTCCGCCTCCGTGAGGGCAAAGCCGAAGACGTCGAGGTTTTCGCGCTGCCGCCGGTCGTCGGCGGACTTGGGGATGGCCACCCGGCCGGACTGGACCTGCCAGCGGAGCACCACCTGCGCCGGTGTCTTGCCGTATTCCTCGGCGGGACCGGTGACGGCAGCAGCGGAGAGGAAGCTGCCGTTGCGGCCCAGCGGGCTGTAGGCCGCGGTGGCGATGCCGTGCCCACGGTGGAAGGCCAGCTGGTCCAGCTGCTGGTGTTCGGGATCGATCTGCACCTGGTTGATTGGAATTTCCAGGCCTGCCGCCTGCAGCTCCCGCAGGTGGGCCGGCTTGAAGTTAGAAACGCCCCAGCACCTGATCAGCCCCTCCTCAGCCAGTTGGGCGAGCCCCTCCGCGGCTTCAACAAACCGGTCCTGGGAAGGATTCGGCCAGTGGATCAGGAAGAGGTCCAGATACCCGGTGCCAAGCCGCCGGGTTGCCGCACCGAAGGCCTCGCGCACACCGGCTCTGCCGTGCCACTGCCTGTTGAATTTGGTGGTGAGGAACAGGTCCCGGCGGGCGATGCCGCTGCGGCGGATCCCCTCACCCACGGCCTCCTCGTTGCCGTAGTTTTCGGCCGTATCGATGTGCCGGTACCCGCTAGTGATGGCGCGGGCCACGGCGTCGGCGGCCTCCTCGCCGGTCATCGGCCAGGTGCCCAGGCCAATAAGGGGAATTTCGACGCCGGGCACCAGTTCCGCCGTCATGCCTTCCTGTACTGTCTGGCTTTCCTGTACTTCCGTGCTTTCCTGTAGTTCCCAGGTCATTTGCTTCCTGCTTTCTGGAGGTTGTCTGCCGCCTGCAGCACGGTGTCCGATGCGGCTTTGAGCTTCCGTGCCCAGCCCAGCTCGCCCAGCCGGGCGACGGTGCTGTCCGACGGCACCTCGGCGCTCACCGGAAGATCGGCGGAGAAAGCGTTGACCAGGGCGGCCAGGTCGAAACCGCCTTCGCCCGGAACACCGCGTTCCGAGCGGGACTCCGCCACCAGCGCCGCACGGTCGGCCGGACGCGTCACGGGACCATCGCACAGCTGAAGCAGCGGCACCAGGTCATGGTTCGCTTCAAGGTCCCGCCACTGCGCGGACCCCGGGACAGCACCGAAGCGGTTCAGGTGGAGTGCGTCCACCACAATGTTGCAGCCCGCGGTGCGGGCCAGGGCCACCGCGTCCGGGATGGAATGCACCGCCTGGTAGGAGATGGGCTCGAGGGTGGGAACGATGCCGTGGTTGCGGCCGTCCTCTGTCATGCGCGCCAGCGTGTCGGCAAGGCGTGCGGGATCGGGATCGGACGCGGCCACCGTCAGGGACGCCGCACCGAGGGCCTGCCCCGCCGCCATCATGGCAAGCCACGCGTCGCGCTGGTCGGTGCCGTCCAGCAGCAGGAACTCGATGTCGCGGACCGTCACCCCGGTGTCGGCCATCCGGGCCAGCGTCTCCCTCAGCATCGGCGACCCCGGCTGCAGGTCATACGGGCGCTCGGCAGCCGTGACGGGGCGGACGCGGGCGCCGATGAAGTCGAAGCCGGCTTCCGCGGCGATGGCCACCAGCTGCGGCGGGGCGGTGTTGAGGAGGGACAGCTGGGCCAGGCCCAGCGGGCGGCGCGGTGCGCTCATGATGCTGCTCCGTTCATGCTTAGTTCGACAGGGCGTTCTGCGGGGTTGGCCCCAGGCGTTGCGGGGTGGGCGGCAAGGGCTGCGGCGATGCGCTGTGCCGCGTCGTAGCCGCTTTTCACCGCGTTGGAGGCGATGGCGGGGGTCCGGTCCACCACTGTTCCGGCCAACGCGACCGGCACGCCGGCCTCGCGGGCAAGGTCTGCCTCTCGGTCCTCCGCGGGGACGGAGCCGTCCAGCGGCAGCACTGAACGGGACACCAGCAGGCTCCCCGGCGCGTCCAGCCATTCCGAGTCGGCCCCGTCCCGGGACGTTCCGGCGATCCGGATCCGGCCGCCGTCGTATTCCTCGATCGTGGCACCCAGCCGGATCCGGACCCGGGGATTCTGTTCCAGCCGGGGCACGGCAAGGATCTTTGCCCGCCGCCCGGATTCCGGAGCGAGGACCTCCTGCGGCCCCACCAGCAGCACGGCGGTGCCGCGGTCCGCGAGGGTGTCGGCCAGGCTCATCGCCACCGAGTCCGCACCCCAGATGGTCACGGCTTCCGGGGCGTTTCCGCCGGCTCCATCGAGGTGCAGCACCTCGGGGTGGGCGGCAAGCCAGTCGCGCACGTCGGCCACGCCGGGCAGGTCCGCGCCGGGGAACCCTGCCCCGGGACGGGTCCCGCCGGTGGCCAGCACGACGGCGTCGGCCCCCGTTTCGCGGACCAGCGCCACGACGTCGCGGGAATCCACCTGGTTGCCCAACCGGACATCAATGCCCAAC
This window harbors:
- a CDS encoding FAD-dependent oxidoreductase gives rise to the protein MTLPTDATTPSPGGEGVPAESPDTLTCDTLTCDVLVVGSGAGGLAAAVTAAYHGLKVVVVEKADVCGGATAWSGGWAWAPGNPLARAAGISEDKETFRTYLRGVLGADYQADRVDAFLEAVPHMVGFFHQKTSLQFVPGARINDIYGGLPGAGTGHRSVGPKPMNARRIRPEVRAKLRHQLYETSFLGMGIMAGPDLAKFLSASRGNPRGLLHAGWRFGLHILDLLAHRRNMQLVNGTALTGRLLQSADRFGVDIRVSTPARRLLTDGSGKVTGAVVGTPEGELRINAARGVVLAAGGFPQDVERRKGLFPHTPTGHEHWTLAPAEASGDGISLGQQVGARFRTDVTSAAAWCPVSLVPYRSGRTGTFPHIMDRAKPGSIGVLRNGKRFVNEANGYYDYVTAMLEATPQGEQAEAWQIADSRFVRRFPLGMAKPLPVPLFPYLRSGYLKKGRTLEELAERCGIDHAGLKETVERFNRHSAAGADPDFGRGSTPFNRYGGDPSVKPNPSLGPIEKGPFYAVRVVPGSFGTFAGLDVDGRSRALDNAGRAIPGLYVAGNDQASVMGGHYPAGGINLGPALAFGYVAGRDLAGAVEYEDDGTMPADSGAGVGAA
- a CDS encoding aldo/keto reductase, with translation MTWELQESTEVQESQTVQEGMTAELVPGVEIPLIGLGTWPMTGEEAADAVARAITSGYRHIDTAENYGNEEAVGEGIRRSGIARRDLFLTTKFNRQWHGRAGVREAFGAATRRLGTGYLDLFLIHWPNPSQDRFVEAAEGLAQLAEEGLIRCWGVSNFKPAHLRELQAAGLEIPINQVQIDPEHQQLDQLAFHRGHGIATAAYSPLGRNGSFLSAAAVTGPAEEYGKTPAQVVLRWQVQSGRVAIPKSADDRRQRENLDVFGFALTEAEMAGIDALDTGAPPRLDSDEFGH
- a CDS encoding ArsR/SmtB family transcription factor produces the protein MVVDQFSDAELDRLFQAFADTTRRDIMRRVAVGEYSVTGLAALYAMSFAAVQKHVAVLERASLVTKEKRGREQIVRGNHEGLEKARRLLDEYEAIWRQRVARMADILAEE
- a CDS encoding ATP-binding protein, which produces MHKVLIANRGEIAVRIARACDDAQLSSVAVYADIDADAMHVAAADEAFSLGGNSPADTYLNIPKLLDVAARAGADAVHPGYGFLSENADFAQAVLDAGLAWIGPSPEAIRQLGNKITAREIAVRAGAPLVAGSDGPVESAAEARAFAEQHGLPIAIKAAFGGGGRGLKVVRNIEEIEEAFDSAVREAVAAFGRGECFVERYLDRPRHVEAQVLADTHGNVVVVGTRDCSLQRRHQKLVEEAPAPFLSEGQRTQIYDAAKAVCREAGYSGAGTVEFLVAADGTVAFLEVNTRLQVEHPITEETTGIDLVQEQFRIAAGERLRLTEDPAPRGHAFEFRINAEDVGRGFLPSPGTVSDFTAPTGPGIRLDTGVRSGSFVAPQFDSLLAKLIVTGADRQQALRRARRALAEISITGVATVLPFHRAVVEAADFVSETGLDVHTRWIETDFADSIPADPDFTPTSPDGRRRTITVDVDGRRLAVGLPADLLDGWARSGQALPAGLGASAAGPSGVGSPDGGSPDGASDPAELRAAMSGTVVKWLVEPGSDVTAGDPVVVLEAMKMETSVPAHRGGVLSGVAASPGDVITSGSVLALIG
- a CDS encoding SRPBCC family protein; amino-acid sequence: MTVISSTKNPEALSFILVAEFDADVKRVWQIWEDPRQLERWWGPPTWPATFSQYEFTPGGEASYYMTGPEGEKAGGWWRITDIQAPNRLEFDDGFADDNGAPVEAMGTAHATVTLEDIGGRTRMTVQSVFESEEQMNKMMEMGMEDGMKEAAGQIDALLAEHSRA
- a CDS encoding sugar phosphate isomerase/epimerase family protein, with the protein product MSAPRRPLGLAQLSLLNTAPPQLVAIAAEAGFDFIGARVRPVTAAERPYDLQPGSPMLRETLARMADTGVTVRDIEFLLLDGTDQRDAWLAMMAAGQALGAASLTVAASDPDPARLADTLARMTEDGRNHGIVPTLEPISYQAVHSIPDAVALARTAGCNIVVDALHLNRFGAVPGSAQWRDLEANHDLVPLLQLCDGPVTRPADRAALVAESRSERGVPGEGGFDLAALVNAFSADLPVSAEVPSDSTVARLGELGWARKLKAASDTVLQAADNLQKAGSK